From a region of the Paracoccus sp. TOH genome:
- the phnE gene encoding phosphonate ABC transporter, permease protein PhnE — translation MADTAFGPPPDPRLGQVETAYLELTRRRRMYGGILLILFVALMASGFRLAESRNAGGFIDGLPMLLSFPAEVLSEAWRNRANLPRMFLEHLPSLVETVNIAAVSTLLGGLAAMLLALLSTRGLARWPRLTPLFRRMMDATRAIPEIVIALMLIYILGGGPVPAVAAIALHTGGALGKLFSEVAENADPKPVEGLASVGATWGQRMWLGVLPQVAPNWLSYALMRFEINVRASAILGFVGSGGIGYDLKIAMQWGQGRYDEVVAIFLLLFVTIVAIDRLSDHARARLVKGRNA, via the coding sequence ATGGCCGACACCGCCTTCGGACCGCCGCCCGACCCCCGGCTCGGCCAGGTCGAGACCGCCTATCTGGAGCTGACGCGCCGGCGGCGCATGTATGGCGGCATCCTGCTGATCCTGTTCGTGGCGCTGATGGCGTCCGGCTTCCGGCTGGCCGAGTCGCGCAATGCCGGCGGCTTCATCGACGGGCTGCCGATGCTGCTGTCTTTTCCGGCCGAGGTTTTGTCCGAGGCCTGGCGCAACCGCGCCAACCTGCCCCGCATGTTCCTCGAACACTTGCCCTCGCTGGTCGAGACGGTGAACATCGCCGCCGTCTCGACGCTGCTGGGCGGGCTGGCGGCGATGCTGCTGGCACTGCTTTCGACGCGCGGACTGGCCCGCTGGCCGCGGCTGACGCCGCTGTTCCGGCGGATGATGGACGCGACCCGCGCCATTCCGGAAATCGTCATCGCGCTGATGCTGATCTACATTCTGGGCGGCGGGCCGGTGCCGGCGGTCGCCGCCATCGCCCTGCATACCGGGGGCGCGCTCGGCAAGCTGTTTTCCGAGGTGGCCGAGAATGCCGATCCGAAGCCGGTCGAGGGCCTGGCCTCGGTCGGCGCCACCTGGGGACAGCGGATGTGGCTGGGCGTCCTGCCGCAGGTGGCGCCGAACTGGCTGTCCTATGCGCTGATGCGGTTCGAGATCAACGTGCGGGCCAGCGCCATCCTGGGCTTCGTCGGTTCGGGCGGCATCGGCTATGACCTGAAGATCGCCATGCAATGGGGCCAGGGCCGCTATGACGAGGTGGTGGCGATCTTCCTTTTGCTGTTCGTGACCATCGTGGCCATCGACCGGCTGTCCGACCACGCCCGCGCCCGCCTGGTGAAAGGCCGCAACGCATGA